A genomic segment from Tachysurus fulvidraco isolate hzauxx_2018 chromosome 21, HZAU_PFXX_2.0, whole genome shotgun sequence encodes:
- the LOC113648835 gene encoding cytochrome c oxidase subunit 8B, mitochondrial, with product MSALLRGLVRIRSAPALQGTAITQRANITSKPAKDAVGAAETVFGLALFATAILAPSGWVLANLESYKKKDV from the exons ATGTCCGCACTGCTCAGAGGACTCGTCCGAATCCGCTCAGCTCCTGCTCTGCAGGGGACAGCCATCACCCAGCGGGCTAACATTACAAGTAAACCCGCAAAGGATGCTGTAGGAGCAGCT GAGACAGTATTCGGCCTTGCGTTGTTTGCAACGGCCATCCTGGCTCCATCTGGTTGGGTCCTGGCTAACCTTGAGAGCTACAAAAAGAAGGATGTCTGA